In Lathyrus oleraceus cultivar Zhongwan6 chromosome 2, CAAS_Psat_ZW6_1.0, whole genome shotgun sequence, the DNA window agattacaatcagctatttataacctaatcacccaactggatttgggccttcagaaaactgcagcagacttgttctttgctgttgcaaattcagcagaaaaattctgctacaaacaaggtcttcaagttcctaaactctctccatatatatctccatgtttagagcctatatatattctgatttagtcttcaagacctccacatgggagttaggatattcaccagatatccttgctgatcccatgacatatactgaattaattaattcagtttcctacacatgtgcgatgtcacagacctgatgtcgtgacatcgtacatgacatgttggtccagatgttgaatttcttcaacccaacatattaaaacaacagagatgattacattatttgttttctaaaattaatgccaatcctaaggaatcaacagGAACAAAAGAGCTTTCCAAAGACATTCCAAGGGTGGGTGAGACTTGATGCAAAGACACAAATGTTAGGTCTAGTCTCTCAAGTTGAGATCATGTTATAACCAAAACTGTGTGAGAATCAATAATTTCTAATGTTGGTTTTGGTGATAGTTCATAACATACAAAATAACGTTGAAAGCTTGCAGGAGAAGATTAAAATTAATTAAAGTGACAACATGTAAGATTCGAATAGGGAAGCAAACTCGTGTGCATATGTTTTTGCAAAAACGAGAATTGAAAGTATGTAGAAATAGTTTTTCGAGAAGATACTCCTAACTTCATAAAGTCATTGATCTTATTTGGATGCTAAAAGAACTTTATTTTCTAGGTTGGATAAGATACTCCGAAAATAGTTTTTCGAGAAGATACTCTGGACTTCATAAAGTCATTGATTTATTTGGATGCTAAAAGAACTTTATTTTCTAGGTTGGAGAAGATACTCCGAACTTCATAAATATTGGTGCACAAGAGAAAGGAGATAAAGAAGATAAAGatgaaaaaaaagagagagaaagagagagaaaagtTCCAACAAACTCTAACAGAAAAATTGAAATTCTGTTATTGATCAAAAGTCTACAAACTAAAACCACATTTGGTTTATATACTAACCAAGgcaaaatgaaaattcaaatgcAAGCTAAATTAAACTTAAATGAAACTGAAAATGAGTTACTTCTAACACCATCCTTAATTTATATTCAGCTAATCAAAATCAACAACATAAATTCCACCCCTCAACTAGATAAAGTATTCAGTCTTGATAGCCTTAGTCAGAACATCTTCTAGCTACTTCTGAGTGCTATAGTGCACGACTTCAAGCACCCCATTCTGAATCTGGTTCCTTAGAAAGTGAAACTCTGTGCCAATATGCTTACTTCTTCCATGCAACACTGGATTCTTGGCAAGGCTTATAGTTGATttgttatcaatcatcaacttcaCAGACTTTCTCACCTTGATCTTCAAATCATGCAACAAGTTCAGAATCTATATAACTTGACAAGCAGTCAAAGCACATGGAATGTATTCAGCTTTACAAGTTGACAATGCAACCactggttgcttcttggagcaCCAAGAAACAGGACCTCTCAGATATTTGAACAGATATCCAgaagtacttcttctgtcaactctgtctccacaccaataAGAGTCTGAATAACACATCACCTATGACTCAGTTTCAACACTAGAAAGGACAAAACTTCATACTTTAGACCATTTTGGTTTGTTCATAAACCTACTCACCACTCCAACTGCATAACAAATATCAGGTCTAGTATTATAGAGATATCTAAATGAGCCTACCAACTGTTTAAAAGTTGTAGCATTTACATTTTCATCCTCAACATTAGAATCCAACTTGTGATTTGCCTCAGCAGGTGTGATTGTAGACTTGCAATTCGTCagctcaaatctcttcagaagctcGAGTTTATACTTCAGCTGATGCAAGATTATACCCTTGTCAGAGTACACAATCTCCACCCCTAGAAAATATGTCATATTTCATagatcagtcatctcaaactcattcaacatcatcttcttGAACTTAACTATCTCATATGAACAACTCCCTATTAGaaatatgtcatcaacatagagacacaccagaatcatattGCTATCAAATGTATGTTGAACATAAACATCATGCTCCATCTCACGTATCCTGAATCCTcgaagcttgaaaaatgaatcaattttcaaatttcaagctctaggagcttgtttcaatccatacaaggctttatgtaaattgtacaccatcccttcatggttctttttcacaaatccaggaggttgtaATACATAAACTTCCTCTTGTAAAAGACtgttcagaaatgcagatttcacatctaaatgcatcaAAGTCCAATTCAGATTAGCAATTATAGCAGTCGCTAGcctgattgtttcatgtctagctATAGGAGCAAAAACTTCAAAGTAACATAGTACAATTTTTTGTAGGAATCCTCTAGCTACTAAGCTTGCTTTGtgttttccaattgatccatctggcTTTAATTTCACCTTGTAAACCCACCTGACACTGATGGATTTCTTGTCCTTTGGAAGCTTAGTCAACTCCCAAGTTCTAtttctttctatagcctcaagttcttctttcatggccttcagccacaTTTTCTTCCTGAGAGCTTCTTTTGTACTTACTGGTTCAGAGTCTACCAACATGGAATACTAAATGACTTCCCCATTCAGAGTTTATCCCAATATCATGTAACATGTCAATCTCTGCAAATCTTCTTAGTATTTTCCTGATTCTTTATGatctctgaacttgttcagaatcTTCTTCAGATGTTGGAACAATATCAAGTGTTAGACTACCTTCAAGGTCTGGTCCACCTTCAGAGATATGATTACCACTAGAATTTGGATCATCATCAAAATCTAGATCAAAatcagattcactttcagagtctTCTTCAGCATCAAAGTCACCTTCAGACTCTGACTCATCTTCCGAATCTTCTTCCGACTCAGAATCTCCTTCAAAGGAATATTCTTCTTCTGAATCAgaaatatcttcagaagttaactcagATGTGAACACTGCGCCcgagttggattgagacttgtTCGAATCCCACGCTTCTGGTTCTTTCACAATGACATCTCTTCTGAATTCAACGTTGTTAGTGACATGACAATAAAGCTTATAAGCACATGTACTATGGTACCCTACAAGCAACATAATTATGCTTATGTCATCAAACTTCCTTCTTTTAGCATATGGGATATGCTTATAACAAACATAACCAAACACCTTCAAATGGCTTACACTTTACTTATCTCCAGTCCACCTATCCaaaggaacaatttccttcagATTCTTATTTGGACACCTGTTGAGCATATATGCTGCAGTGGTAATAACTTCTCCCCAAGGTGTGAGGGagctgaaggtgagaaaaacaagaaagggggggtttgaattgtttagaaaataagcgctttttcaaaatgaaaaccacacaatgattttatactggttcgcttataacacaaagctactccagtccacccggccaaggtgatttcgccttcaacaaggacttaatccactaatcttgaaagattacaaacaacgtctaagagaaagatctcttagtcctctcaagtatacagactacacagagtcacttgaggaaataaacaaacaatagataaaaaatttatgtaatctaaagtgcttctaagaaagcaaatattacaatagtaagaacaaagtgattcacgttataagcaacaacttcgtgaagatttagagagcacgagtgttttcttgagcgttgatgtttcagtataatttttccttgtatatgtatatgctgaatgttgatttgcagtcctttatatagatcagtgaggtagtagttgaaactgatgagtaataagatgaatttacgccataacataaatagcttctgcaggataactttctctccttgaaatgactacttaccacatatagtatcttctttattgaaattggagattaacgtctctttttgtattaggaaatccatttgcaaatctttacttgactataacgttactctttcataattagcaattttatgatcagagtcttcgtgtatctgagagtcttggagtcttgcttctgatgttgatctcttttgagttctgatggattcttcagatagcgctgataagttctggagtttagagatagcgttgatcagagtcagaacttctagagcttacttcttgttcagatgcttctgatactttgctgttttgctcagagttagactttcttgaacgtgtttctacttcagatgcttcttatcttctgataatttgtatctgatctggttctgtatctgatgacatcatcagatctcttccttctttctttagaaccctgcacacttagaaacttttcgttagggtgccatttttggtttcatcctttgttatcatcaaaatcaaggaatctgttgtagaacaatttttgttcttacaatctcccctttttgatgatgacaaaacaatcttaattagcagatgaaacatataaaatatcagatcagatagacaagggctccccctgagatagtgctagggagttcagaagttcttaccagagcttctaagtaaagaggtttcttgataccttctgcaatttcttaagtccaggttagatagATTTATTTTTTAAGAAGAATATGTTGCAGAAAGCTTAAGAtattagacaatattttcatcagagctattaaatatgttgcagaatgcttaaggtatttagacaatattttcatcagagctaataatgacttctccccctttttgtcagaatcaaaaagacatagcaaaataaataattgaagagaaaaacattgtatttagataaaagcacaaaggcaacaagaacaGGAAAAAAAAACATCAGAATCagagaaagcaaacaaaaacaacaggcaagcaataaaaataaaatcctaagtgcctaggggttcagaggcggaggcattctctgaagcaacatagccagcatgttctgaatgttgtcattgacagtgtcttgcttatccattctggcacggagttcattctgatcttgcttaagttctttcagagtctgaagaaccatagggataacagaagaagactcccccagagtcagagcctgctgtgcttcagcttcagcagcagctagtgcttctgcatccgccagagccttagcttcagcttcctttaaccttaggatttcagcttcccttgctctttcttcttccagccttctagcctcttcttcagcttctcttgctaatctctcttcctctagccttctggcttcagcttcgcgtgcaagtctttcctggagtcttgcctcagcatctctgatgtagccatttctgacttgttcagagatgttcttcagtctaaaagcctcagaggtcatccagccaatgactctgttccagtgtgtccttacagagtcaggatcatcactgacttcagagttagtggtcagagacttgaccttttgtactgaagcccttgcgaccagcatgatggcttcctcaagggtaggtatagaaaggtcaggttcagaggtatgaggtggagatgttggagggctgagatttagagttagaggttctggttcaatttctgattcaggttgaggttcagatctttggggtgaagcgtaaagagggtttaagtctaatggTTCAGATTCAGCGGAGATGTTTGAAGGTGggatatcagaggtgtggaggtcagagggttgagtttcagagggttggtcttcagaagtaatgttggttgtttgttctggtggaggtgaagttgcttcagattgtgtttgtgtttgttgttgtgaagcaaggttttgagcatgaatttgggctaaggttggggagtcagggtcagagtattcttggtcagaggagatagaaaggtatggtggtgattctggttctgaagatgatgaagaggaagtgctttggttcatttgttcaggttcagaaggaggtatgaatgtacgggcgatatttaaattggtgaaggttgtgaagttctggtggttgaaggtgggatttcagaggttgtaaaaaggtggtgttgggagaggattagaggaaggggtagaggaaaccatcagaggttcagaggaaataggaggaacagacgtaccagtagaaatttgcagaggagctggagatctgcttccagaggattctccaagtcttgccttctttgcctgtgatgttatcttcttctcagagagacctctcttgtatctgacgaagtcttcttctgaatctagacaatcgtcgaggctgaagtcagagatgtcaacaccttcatccagcagacgattaagatagatagcaaccgcatctctgggttcattcttgtagaacctagcaagaccatgaggcagcttcctctgatctttcaaggaatcccaggatgtgtccagcgtgggtctgacttgaatcttctttattattcccatactcttgagatttctggcgttcagaggcttcctagtatctattgccagatctagcatcagcttggccttctccagatgatctaccagcccattctcgatgaaaacatcatataacaatcttcccagagggatgtaggatctgggcttcatgttgtttctggtttcccttacagaatctctgagatatctgaagagaagtgcaggaaggcagatcttcacacccttctgaatgcaatacagaatgcacttctgatctgcattgatgtaatcagaggagttagaggctgggcggtggtgaatagttcccagaatgatcttgagccacactctgaggttctgatgcagctctttgttctttgaaggatttccttcagtgttgggtttgaagatggttggattgattacttcagcaacgcgccttgatcttgggttgatgttgtaaatcctttttcctccatctttctccatgttcaacaaGGAAGCAATTGACTCTTCAGTAATTACTATTTTTACTCCCAACACAAagagacgatgaaatggtcatcagcatctgcaaatctccagaactccttgatgagaagtgggtaaacaggaccatagagcctttggaag includes these proteins:
- the LOC127122125 gene encoding uncharacterized protein LOC127122125, with protein sequence MLVDSEPVSTKEALRKKMWLKAMKEELEAIERNRTWELTKLPKDKKSISVRWVYKVKLKPDGSIGKHKASLVARGFLQKIVLCYFEVFAPIARHETIRLATAIIANLNWTLMHLDVKSAFLNRVEIVYSDKGIILHQLKYKLELLKRFELTNCKSTITPAEANHKLDSNVEDENVNATTFKQLVGSFRYLYNTRPDICYAVGVTLIGVETELTEEIKVRKSVKLMIDNKSTISLAKNPVLHGRSKHIGTEFHFLRNQIQNGVLEVVHYSTQKWVYKVKLNSDRSIVKHKARLVARGILQNSRLDYFEVFALIARNETIRRVIITVANRNWPLMHLDVKYAFLNGPLQWEVYVSQPPGFVKKNHEGMLKYELKFLKKFELTNCKSVITPVETNHKLDSDVEGDDVDVITFKQLVGSLGYLCNTGPDIYYAVGADLKIKVRKPVKLMIDNKSAISLAKNPVIHGRSKHIDTKFHFLRNQVQNKVLEVVHCSTQKQLTDVLTKAIKIEYFI